CGTCCTCGATCTCCGGCCAGGTGGAGACGGTCGGCAGCGCCCGGACGGTGGGGATCGCGTCGAGGAAGACCTTCGCGCTGCGTGGCGGCTGGGCGGGACCGAGGAACGCCGGCGACCGCGACACCCCGATGTGCGACGGGACGGTACGTCCGGTGGCGGCGATGATCCGCTGGCCCTCCTCGGCGATGGCGAACTCCAGGAACCGCCACGCGGCGTCCTTGTGCTTCGCGCCCCGGGTCATGCAGTACGCGTCGGAGTGCAGCACCCCGACCTGCTCCTTGTAGACGGGCAGCGGGGCGACGTCCCACTCGAATCCGGTGATCGAGCGGAACGTGGTGGTGGAGCGGCGGGAACTCATCAGCATGGCGAGCCGGCCGTTGGCGAAGCGGGACTCGTCGTCCTCGGCCTCCACCTCCTCGTCGGTGGGCACCACCCCGTACGCCAGCCGCAGGTCGACCAGGTTCTTCAGCGCCTCCCGGGCGGCCGGGGTGTCCAGGGTCAGCCGGGTCGGCCTCGCCGGGTCGTCGACGATCTCGGCGCCACCCGACCAGACGAACGGGGCGAGCCGGATGATCGACGGCTCGACGCCGAGGCCGTGCACGGCCGGCCGCAGCGCCGCGCCCTCGCTCTCGGTGGCCTTGACCACCACGCCACGGGAGTCGCGGGTCATCGCGGTCGCGGTGGCGACCAGGTCGTTCCACGTCCAGCCGGCCCTCGGCTCGGGCACGCCGTACTTCGTGAACAGGGTGCGGTTGTAGTAGACGGCCAGGCTGGAGACGTTCTGCGGCAGGCAGAGCTGCCGGCCCTGCCAGCGGAACGCGTTCCAGGCCACCGGGTAGTAGTCGGCCGGGTCGACGGCCTCGGAGGCGGCCAGCCGGTCGTCCAGCGGCTCGATGACGTCCTTGGCGGCGAACTGGCCGTAGAAGCGGTAGTTCATCAGGAACAGATCCGGCGGGGCGCCGCCGGCCACCGAGGTGGCGAGCCGGGCCAGCAGGTCCTTGCGGTCGCTGGCCTCGACGAGCTGCACGTCGGCGCCGGGACGCGCCTTCTCGTACGCCTCGACGAGGGTGCGGTAGGCGGCGAGTTCCTCGGGGGCGCCGAAGACCAGCAGCCGCACCGGCCCGTCGGCGGACGACCCGGAGCCGGCGCCGCACCCGGCGGCGGCCAGCACGGCGGTGAGCAGCAGCGCGAGCAGCGCCTTCGGTCGCATCGTCGGTTCCGTTGCCGGTCGCATCGTCAGTCCCGTCCCGTCGGGTCGTCGTGGTGGAGGAAGCGCCGCTGGGCGAGCACGAAGACGGCCAGCGCCGGCACCGTGGCCAGCACCGCCCCGGCCAGGAACACCGGGAAGTTCGTCGGGTCCAGCACCGACAGGGAGCGCAGCGCCAGCGGCAGGGTGAACAGGTTGCGGTCGTAGACGTAGACCAGCGGGTCGAGGAAGTTCGACCAGGTGAGCACGAAGGTCAGCGCGGTGAGGCCAGCGGTGACCGGGCGCACCAGCGGCAGGGCGACCCGCCACCAGGTGCGCAGCGGCGACAGGTCCGCCACCAGGCAGGCGTCGTAGAGGTCGGTCGGCAGCGCCCGGAACGCCAGGTGGTAGACCAGGACGTAGAGCGGTGAGGTGCCCAGCAACGCCGGGGCCACCAGCGGCACCAGGGTGTCGGTCAGGCCGAGCGTCCGGAAGATCGCGAAGCGGGGCACGAGCAGCGCCGTGGCCGGCACCATCAGCGCGACCAGGGAGGCCGCCACGACGACGCCGGTGACGCGCGGGGCGATCCGGGTCAGCGCGAAGCCCGCCAGGGAGGCGACGAGCACGCTCAGCGGCACGGCGACGACCGCGACCAGGACCGAGTTGAGCGAGGCGCGCAGCAGCCCGCCCAGCTCGACGGCCTCCCGGTAGCCCGTGGTGGACACCGGCTCCGGCACGAGCTGCGGGGTGGGCGGCGGCGGCAGGCCCGGCTCGGTGAGCGAACCGGAGACCAGCAGCAGCAGCGGCGGGACGAAGACGAGCAGGACGAAGGCCGCGCCGAGCGTGCGCCAGGCGCGGCCGGCCGCCTCGGGCAGCGGTGAGGGGCCGCGTGCGCGGCCCCTCACCGTGTCGTTGCCGATGGTCGCCTGCTCAGAGCGTGAGCTGCCAGGCGCCGAGGCCGTGCGAGGCGGCGTAGAGCACCCGCTTGCCCGGCACGATGGTCAGCCCGGCGACCTCCACGTTCGGCATGCCCCGGGCCGCCTTCACCCAGGTCGTGCTGCCCTTGGCCAGCCGCAGCACGCCGAAGTCGGTGGCCGCGTAGAGGGTGCCGGTGACGTCGTCGCGGACCAGGTCGGTGATCGGCTGGTCGCCGAAGTCGTACGACCGGTCGGTCCAGGTCGCGCCGGCGCCGGCCAGCCGCACCTCGAACGCGTGCCCCAGGGTGGCCGGGGTGTTCGAGTTGAAGCCGCTGTAGGAGACCCACGCCCGCGCCGGGTCGGCCGGGTCGACGTGGACGCCGGTGACGAAGCGGTTCGGCGTGGCGGCGGTGTCGATCCGCGTCCAGGTGACCGCCGACGCCGGCTCGGCGTCGACGTTGCGGGACACGAAGACCCGGCCGGTGCTGGTGGCCGCGTACGCCGTGGACGAGTCGGAGGCGACGCGCTCGACGACCGAGACGGCGCCGCCGGCCCGGTCGCCCCACGCGGCGTCGGTCAGGTTGACCGTGCCCAGCGGCGCGAAGTCGCCGCACTGCGCCTCGAAGGTGCCGGTCCAGGTGTTGCAGATCCGGTCGGCCTCGGCCAGGCTCCGGTCGCCCAGCCCGAACGTCTTCGTCCGGTAGACGGTGCGCGAGGTGCCGGCGAACATCGTGCCGCTGACCTTCGGATCGGTGATCACCGGGGCGTAGAACAGGGTGCCCGGCTGCCCGAAGATCGGGTCGGAGATCGAGATCCAGCTGCCCACGTCGCCATTGGCGAAGTTCACCTCGGGCGAGGCGTCGTAGAAGGTGTGGAAGCGGAACTCCGGCCTGCCGACGTCGAAGCCGGACGCGCCGCCGTCACCGATCATCGTGTTGACCCAGCGCCGGCGCTCGCCCTTGTTCTCCCAGGTGCCGTTGTCCTGGGTGCCGCCCTGCAGCAGCCGGTGGTCGTGCGGGCTGGCCGAGAGGCTGATGAACTGCAAGGTGTTCATGCCCTTGTTGATGCCGTCCAGCTTCGACGGGATCTTCGACAGCATCTGCCGGCAGCGGTCCTTCTGCGCCTGCGTGGTCAGGTTGCGGTCCGGGTTGTCGCACCAGGCCGAGCGGTCCACGAACTGGCCGCTGGAGCGCATCACGCCGCCGTCGTTGGCCTCGAAGAACTGGTACGGGTTGCGCGGGTTGGTGACCAGGGCGTGCTGGTCGGGGTGCAGGCCGTTGGGGTGCAGCTCGTCGGTGCCGTCGTAGGTCATGTCGGTGCCGCTGACGCCGGCGTCGGTGGACAGCACCACGGCCCGCTTGTGGGCGACGGTCTCGCCGTAGACGTACGAGCCGCCGGTGTAGACGATGTCCGGGTGCCCGGCCGGGGTGTGCACGAACACGTCGTACCAGCACTGGCCGGTGCACTGGTTGTAGGTGGCGTAGCCCGGGTCGGCCGGGTTGGCGCTGCTCAGGTCGGTGAACGCGGGGGCGGCGCCGGCCACGTCGTCGCTGCGGAACAGCCGCGAGTACGGGTTGCCGAGGTTGCCCTCGTAGACGTACATGCGGGTCTTGCCGTTCGGCAGGGCGGTCACGTCGATCGCGGCCCGGGTCTGGAAGACCGCCGGGTTCAGCGAGGGCTTGATCTGCGTCCAGGTGGCGCCGGCGTCCGCGGAGCGCCAGACCCCCCGGGCGTACGAGGAGGCGTAGACGGTGTTCGCGTCGCGCGGGTCGAGCTTGACGTAGCGCACGCCGCGCGGCGAGCAGGCGGCGGTGTTGTTGTATTCGGCGGCGCTGCCCGTGCACTGCGTCGCGTCGGCCGAGCCGTTGTGGATGAACTTCCAGTTCGCGCCGCCGTCGGACGACTTGTAGAGGCCCCACTTCTCGGCGTCGGGCACGGGCCGGGTGACGCCGGTGCAGCAGGAGCCGGACATGCCGCGCAGGGCGGTGGTGGTGGCGACGTAGAGCGTCTTCGGGTCGCCGGGCTTGATGGTGATCTCGCCGATGCCCTTGCCGGCGAGGGCGTCCTTGCCCAGCGGGCCCTTCCAGGTGACGCCGCCGTTGGTCGACTTGTAGAGCCCGACGCCGGCGACGCAGCCGGAGGCGCAGGTGTTCGCCTCGCCGGTGCCGACGTAGATGGTCAGCCCGGTCCTGTCGTTGCGGTCGATCTTGACCGAGCCGGCCGCGTTGATGCCGAGCGGCCCGCCCAGGTAGAACCACTTCGGTTCGGCGGCGAGGACGTTCAGGGTGCCCCAGACGCCCCCGCCGGCCGGCGTGACGTACGCCCGGCAGAGCAGCGCGTTGCAGTCGGGGGCGATGTCGATGGAGGTGACCCGGCCACCCGCGACGTACGCGTTCGGCACGTAGTTGGAGGCGTTGCGGAACTCGGTGAACGGATAGAGGGCCTCGCTGGGGCCGATGTTCGTCCAGCCCCGGGTGCCGCCGGCGCGCCGCTCGGCGGCGGCGTACGCCGACTTGGACCGGTCGACCTGGGCGATGCTGATCGTGCTGGCCGGGTACGCGCGCTCCAGGAACTCCTGCTGCGCGGCGTTGCCGGGCCCGTCCGGCGACATGCCGTCGCTGCCCGGCACGGCCTGGCGCAGCCGCTCCATGTGGGCGCCCAACGCGCCCGGCATCTCCCCGTCGCCGGCCGCGGCGACGGGGGCCGGCACCTCGGCGCCGGCGAAGTGGATTCCGATGAGCCCGGTCGATGCCACCAGGGCACCGACCGCCAGTCCTGCGAGCAGATGGCGACGTCTGCGCTTCACGAGGTCCCTCCGGCAGATGACGGCGCCACCTCAGCGCGACCATCCGGATTGCCGACCGCCGCTGGCAGCGTCCACGGTGGAGAATGACAGAGCGCATCGACGCAGACAATCCCCTGCATGGACGGGGATCGACGCGTGGTTGCATTCGCAGGGAACGGGTAGTGCGCCAGCATGCCATCGCGTTACGAGGACTACCCGAGAATCGCCATCGTCACCGGCGCGGACTCCGGCATCGGCCGGGCCTGCGCCGTCGCCCTCGCCGAGGCCGGCTTCGACGTCGGCGTCACCTGGCACCGCGACGTCGAGGGCGCCGAGCGGACCGCCGCCGAGGTACGCGCCGCCGGCCGGCGCTGCGAGGTCGCCGAGCTGGACCTGACCCGGCTGCCGGGCGCCGACGCGGTCGTCGACGGGCTGGCCGACCGGCTCGGCGGCCTCGGCGTGCTCGTCAACAACGCCGGCACCGGGGCGTCCACACCGTTCGTCGACACCGGCTGGGAGCAGTGGCGCGAGGTGCTCTCCGTCGACCTCGACGGGCCGTTCCTGTGCGGGCAACGGGCCGCCCGGCGGATGCGGGCCGCGGGGCTGGGCGGGCGGATCGTCAACATCACCAGCGTGCACGAGCACGCGCCCCGGGTCGGCTCGGCCGCGTACTGCGCCGCCAAGGGCGGGCTCGGCCTGCTGACCAAGGTGATGGCGCAGGAGCTGGCCCCGGACGGGATCACCGTCAACGCGGTCGCCCCGGGCGAGATCGCCACCCCGATGACCGGCCAGGAGGACGTCGACCCGTTCACCCAGGAGCGCCCCGGGGTGCCGGTCGGGCGGCCCGGCGACGCGCGGGAGGTGGCCGCCGTGGTCACGCTGCTCGCCTCGCCCGCCGCCGCGTACGTCACCGGCGCGTCCTGGCCGGTGGACGGCGGCATGCTGATGATGGGCCCGCAGGCCAACGCGCTGGAGTCGCACGACTGGCGTTCGGTGCAGGGCTGAGCGCAGGCGTGGCCCGCGCTGCCTGCGGCTCCGCCCCCTGCACCCGCTACCTGGCAGCGCAGCCGGTGTGCCGGCTCCACCGCGCCCGGCGTGGGCCGCGCGGACGGTGCGCCGCGGCCCCACCGCACCCGGACGCGAGAGCTGCGCAGACGGGCGTCACGGCTCCACCGGCCCCCGGACGTGGGCCGCGCGGACGGTGCCGCCGCGGCTCCCCGCGCCCGGGGCGTGGGCCGCGCACCCGGCGGCCCGGTGGCCCCCCGGGGGCGGGACAATGGGAGCCTCCGCCTGCGAGACCGCCGGCGGGAAGGCCCCGATCGGCAGGAGAACGGTCAGCGTGTCGGAGACTCCCGGGGCGACCTCGCCTGCGGACGGACTGCGCGCCGACTGCGCCCGGTGCTTCGGGCTCTGCTGCGTCGCGCCCGCCTTCTCCGCGTCCGCCGACTTCGCCATCGACAAGCCCGCCGGGCGGCCCTGCCCGAACCTGCGGGCCGACTCGCGCTGCGGCATCCACGCCAACCTGCGCGACCGGGGTTTCCCCGGCTGCACCGTCTTCGACTGCTTCGGCGCCGGCCAGCGGGTGGCCCAGGTCACCTTCGGCGGGCGGGACTGGCGCGACGCGCCGGAGACCGCGGCGCGCATGTTCGACACGTTCGCGGTGATGCGGCCGCTGCACGAGCTGCTCTGGTACCTGACCGAGGCGCTCGCGACACGCCCACCGCAGCCGCTGCGCGACCATTTGTCCGCCGCGCTCGACGAGACCGAGCGGCTGGCCCGGGAGCCCGCCGGGACGCTGCTGGGGCTCGACGTGGACGCGTACCGGGGACGGGTCAACCCGCTGCTGGCCCGCGCCGGGGACGCGGCCCGGGCCCGGGGTGGCCGTCCCGGCGTGGACCGGCGGGGCGCCCAACTGTTCGGCGTCGACCTGCGCCGGGCCGACCTGCGCCGGGCGAACCTGCGCGGGGCGCTGCTGATCGGCGCCGACCTGCGCGGCGTCGACCTCGGTCTGGCCGACCTCACCGGCGCCGACCTGCGCGGCGCGGACCTGCGCGGCGCGGATCTCTCCGGCGCCCTGTTCCTGCACCAGTCGCAGCTCGACGCGGCCCGGGGCGACCAGCACACCGCCCTACCGCCCGGGCGGACGCGCCCCGGCCACTGGTCCCCGTTGTCCCTCACCCCCCTGCGCCGCCCACCCCGCTCCCCCACCCGCCCACCCCGCCGCCGCTGACCCCCTCTCCCGCCCCACCGCCCCGCCCTCGCCCCCGTGCGCCCCACCCTCGCCCTCGCGCCCGCTCTTCGCGATCATGCAGTTGTGGTGCTGGACAAAACGGTCTTCACCCCATCACGGCGGGCACCACAACTGCATGATCGCCACGGCACCCCGCCCGGGCGGGGGCGGGGTGGGGCGGGTTTCGGGTGGGGGGTTGCGGGTAGCCGGGGGCGGAACGGCAGCGGCGGACGGCAGGGGAGGCAGCGGTGGGGTATCGGGCGCGCGACGGTGAGCTGCCGGTCGACCCGGCACACGCCGAGGACGAGGCCGGCCAGGCCCGGCTGGTCCAGGTCGAGGCGGACACCGACGTCCCGGCGCCGGACGACACGACGACGAAGCCCGACATCGTCACCGAGGACGACGGGTCGGGCATGGCGGGCGGCGCGTCGGGCACCTCCAGCGGCGGGTCGGGCATGCCGGGCCACCCGGACGCGGCGCGCTGAGCACCGCGAGGCACGTTTGCGGGCAGGCCACGGGGGCAGGAGAGCGGCATGACCGATCAGAACCGTACCGACCGGGCCGCCACCGACGAGCCGGACGGCGCCACCGCCATGCAGGCGTCGCTGCGTCCGCCGGGCGAGTCCCTGCGCAGCACCGACGACACCGGCGACGACTTCGCCGACCTGCCGGCCGAGGACCGGAGGTCGGCCCGGGAGGTCAGCCGCGCCGGCTACGACGTGGACGCCGTGTCCGGCACCACCGACCCGAGCCGCACCGAGTGACCTGACCGCCGGTCCGGTCAGCGACCGGCGGGCACCGCCGACGCGCGGGCCTCGGTCATGCCCCGGTTGGCCAGCGCGTCGGCGCGCTCGTTCTCCGGGTGGCCGTTGTGCCCCTTCACCCACAGCCAGGTGACCTCGTGCCGGGCGCACGCGGCCTCCAACCGCTGCCACAGGTCGGCGTTCTTGACCGGCTGCTTCGCGGCCGTCCGCCAGCCGTTGCGCTTCCACGAGGCCAGCCAGCTGGTGATGCCGTTGCGCACGTACGTGCTGTCGGTGTGCAGTTCGACCGTGACCGCCCGGGTCAGGCTCTCCAGGGCCTGGATGGCCGCCATCAGCTCCATCCGGTTGTTGGTGGTCGGGGTCGCCTCGCCGCCGCACAGTTCCCGCTCGTGCG
The nucleotide sequence above comes from Micromonospora sp. M71_S20. Encoded proteins:
- a CDS encoding sugar ABC transporter substrate-binding protein, whose amino-acid sequence is MRPKALLALLLTAVLAAAGCGAGSGSSADGPVRLLVFGAPEELAAYRTLVEAYEKARPGADVQLVEASDRKDLLARLATSVAGGAPPDLFLMNYRFYGQFAAKDVIEPLDDRLAASEAVDPADYYPVAWNAFRWQGRQLCLPQNVSSLAVYYNRTLFTKYGVPEPRAGWTWNDLVATATAMTRDSRGVVVKATESEGAALRPAVHGLGVEPSIIRLAPFVWSGGAEIVDDPARPTRLTLDTPAAREALKNLVDLRLAYGVVPTDEEVEAEDDESRFANGRLAMLMSSRRSTTTFRSITGFEWDVAPLPVYKEQVGVLHSDAYCMTRGAKHKDAAWRFLEFAIAEEGQRIIAATGRTVPSHIGVSRSPAFLGPAQPPRSAKVFLDAIPTVRALPTVSTWPEIEDVTYGILENAMHRGDRLDDVVRELDRQTRPIFARGEHG
- a CDS encoding carbohydrate ABC transporter permease; translated protein: MRGRARGPSPLPEAAGRAWRTLGAAFVLLVFVPPLLLLVSGSLTEPGLPPPPTPQLVPEPVSTTGYREAVELGGLLRASLNSVLVAVVAVPLSVLVASLAGFALTRIAPRVTGVVVAASLVALMVPATALLVPRFAIFRTLGLTDTLVPLVAPALLGTSPLYVLVYHLAFRALPTDLYDACLVADLSPLRTWWRVALPLVRPVTAGLTALTFVLTWSNFLDPLVYVYDRNLFTLPLALRSLSVLDPTNFPVFLAGAVLATVPALAVFVLAQRRFLHHDDPTGRD
- a CDS encoding sialidase family protein gives rise to the protein MKRRRRHLLAGLAVGALVASTGLIGIHFAGAEVPAPVAAAGDGEMPGALGAHMERLRQAVPGSDGMSPDGPGNAAQQEFLERAYPASTISIAQVDRSKSAYAAAERRAGGTRGWTNIGPSEALYPFTEFRNASNYVPNAYVAGGRVTSIDIAPDCNALLCRAYVTPAGGGVWGTLNVLAAEPKWFYLGGPLGINAAGSVKIDRNDRTGLTIYVGTGEANTCASGCVAGVGLYKSTNGGVTWKGPLGKDALAGKGIGEITIKPGDPKTLYVATTTALRGMSGSCCTGVTRPVPDAEKWGLYKSSDGGANWKFIHNGSADATQCTGSAAEYNNTAACSPRGVRYVKLDPRDANTVYASSYARGVWRSADAGATWTQIKPSLNPAVFQTRAAIDVTALPNGKTRMYVYEGNLGNPYSRLFRSDDVAGAAPAFTDLSSANPADPGYATYNQCTGQCWYDVFVHTPAGHPDIVYTGGSYVYGETVAHKRAVVLSTDAGVSGTDMTYDGTDELHPNGLHPDQHALVTNPRNPYQFFEANDGGVMRSSGQFVDRSAWCDNPDRNLTTQAQKDRCRQMLSKIPSKLDGINKGMNTLQFISLSASPHDHRLLQGGTQDNGTWENKGERRRWVNTMIGDGGASGFDVGRPEFRFHTFYDASPEVNFANGDVGSWISISDPIFGQPGTLFYAPVITDPKVSGTMFAGTSRTVYRTKTFGLGDRSLAEADRICNTWTGTFEAQCGDFAPLGTVNLTDAAWGDRAGGAVSVVERVASDSSTAYAATSTGRVFVSRNVDAEPASAVTWTRIDTAATPNRFVTGVHVDPADPARAWVSYSGFNSNTPATLGHAFEVRLAGAGATWTDRSYDFGDQPITDLVRDDVTGTLYAATDFGVLRLAKGSTTWVKAARGMPNVEVAGLTIVPGKRVLYAASHGLGAWQLTL
- a CDS encoding SDR family oxidoreductase codes for the protein MPSRYEDYPRIAIVTGADSGIGRACAVALAEAGFDVGVTWHRDVEGAERTAAEVRAAGRRCEVAELDLTRLPGADAVVDGLADRLGGLGVLVNNAGTGASTPFVDTGWEQWREVLSVDLDGPFLCGQRAARRMRAAGLGGRIVNITSVHEHAPRVGSAAYCAAKGGLGLLTKVMAQELAPDGITVNAVAPGEIATPMTGQEDVDPFTQERPGVPVGRPGDAREVAAVVTLLASPAAAYVTGASWPVDGGMLMMGPQANALESHDWRSVQG
- a CDS encoding pentapeptide repeat-containing protein, with product MSETPGATSPADGLRADCARCFGLCCVAPAFSASADFAIDKPAGRPCPNLRADSRCGIHANLRDRGFPGCTVFDCFGAGQRVAQVTFGGRDWRDAPETAARMFDTFAVMRPLHELLWYLTEALATRPPQPLRDHLSAALDETERLAREPAGTLLGLDVDAYRGRVNPLLARAGDAARARGGRPGVDRRGAQLFGVDLRRADLRRANLRGALLIGADLRGVDLGLADLTGADLRGADLRGADLSGALFLHQSQLDAARGDQHTALPPGRTRPGHWSPLSLTPLRRPPRSPTRPPRRR
- a CDS encoding preprotein translocase YidC, whose protein sequence is MGYRARDGELPVDPAHAEDEAGQARLVQVEADTDVPAPDDTTTKPDIVTEDDGSGMAGGASGTSSGGSGMPGHPDAAR
- the rnhA gene encoding ribonuclease HI, whose translation is MVDETTGRVVQIWTDGACSGNPGPGGWGVVLRYGAHERELCGGEATPTTNNRMELMAAIQALESLTRAVTVELHTDSTYVRNGITSWLASWKRNGWRTAAKQPVKNADLWQRLEAACARHEVTWLWVKGHNGHPENERADALANRGMTEARASAVPAGR